From Streptomyces sp. NBC_00237, a single genomic window includes:
- a CDS encoding glutamine synthetase family protein, with protein sequence MDKQQEFVLRTLEERDIRFVRLWFTDVLGFLKSVAVAPAELEQAFDEGIGFDGSAIEGFARVYESDMIAKPDPSTFQILPWRAEAPGTARMFCDILMPDGSPSFADPRYVLKRILNKTSDLGFTFYTHPEIEFFLLKDKPLDGSKPVPADNSGYFDHTPQNVGMDFRRQAITMLESMGISVEFSHHEGAPGQQEIDLRYADALSTADNIMTFRLVMKQVALEQGVQATFMPKPFSEFPGSGMHTHLSLFEGDRNAFYESGAEYQLSKVGRSFIAGLLKHAAEISAVTNQWVNSYKRIWGGSARTAGSGGEAPSYICWGHNNRSALIRVPMYKPGKTGSSRVEVRSIDSGANPYLTYAVLLAAGLKGIEEGYELPPGADDDVWALSDAERRAMGIEPLPQNLGEAIALMERSELVAETLGEHVFDFFLRNKKQEWEEYRSEVTAFELRKNLPVL encoded by the coding sequence ATGGACAAGCAGCAGGAATTCGTGCTCCGTACCCTGGAGGAGCGTGACATCCGCTTCGTGCGCCTGTGGTTCACCGATGTGCTCGGCTTCCTGAAATCGGTCGCGGTCGCTCCGGCCGAGCTGGAGCAGGCATTCGACGAGGGCATCGGGTTCGACGGCTCCGCCATCGAGGGCTTCGCCCGGGTCTACGAGTCCGACATGATCGCCAAGCCGGACCCGAGCACCTTCCAGATCCTCCCGTGGCGTGCGGAGGCCCCCGGCACCGCCCGGATGTTCTGCGACATCCTGATGCCGGACGGCTCGCCGTCCTTCGCCGACCCGCGCTACGTCCTCAAGCGCATCCTGAACAAGACCTCCGACCTCGGCTTCACCTTCTACACCCACCCCGAGATCGAGTTCTTCCTGCTGAAGGACAAGCCGCTGGACGGGTCGAAGCCGGTCCCGGCCGACAACTCGGGGTACTTCGACCACACCCCCCAGAACGTGGGCATGGACTTCCGCCGGCAGGCGATCACCATGCTCGAATCGATGGGCATCTCGGTCGAGTTCAGCCACCACGAGGGTGCGCCGGGGCAGCAGGAGATCGACCTGCGGTACGCGGACGCGCTGTCGACAGCCGACAACATCATGACCTTCCGCCTCGTCATGAAGCAGGTCGCGCTGGAGCAGGGCGTGCAGGCCACCTTCATGCCGAAGCCGTTCAGCGAGTTCCCCGGCTCGGGCATGCACACGCACCTGTCGCTGTTCGAGGGGGACCGGAACGCGTTCTACGAGTCCGGTGCCGAGTACCAACTGTCCAAGGTGGGGCGGTCGTTCATCGCGGGACTGCTGAAGCACGCGGCGGAGATCTCCGCCGTCACCAACCAGTGGGTCAACTCGTACAAGAGGATCTGGGGCGGCTCCGCGCGCACGGCGGGCTCGGGCGGCGAGGCTCCGTCGTACATCTGCTGGGGGCACAACAACCGCTCCGCCCTCATCCGCGTACCCATGTACAAGCCCGGCAAGACGGGCTCGTCGCGGGTCGAGGTCCGGTCGATCGACTCGGGCGCCAATCCGTACCTGACGTACGCGGTTCTGCTGGCCGCCGGTCTCAAGGGGATCGAGGAGGGGTACGAGCTTCCGCCGGGCGCGGACGACGACGTGTGGGCGCTCTCGGACGCCGAGCGCCGCGCGATGGGCATCGAGCCGCTGCCGCAGAACCTCGGTGAGGCGATCGCGCTGATGGAGCGGAGCGAGCTGGTCGCCGAGACGCTCGGCGAGCACGTCTTCGACTTCTTCCTGCGCAACAAGAAGCAGGAGTGGGAGGAGTACCGCTCCGAGGTCACCGCCTTCGAGCTACGGAAGAACCTGCCGGTGCTGTGA
- a CDS encoding cyclopropane-fatty-acyl-phospholipid synthase family protein encodes MERSRRSQLAHVHHPIAAPLDDAAVRRVIGRAVTRDDARILDLGCGQAEWLIRALEAHPGATAVGVDIASNALEEARAQAVARGVGDRLELRVGDAGEVAPSGPFDVVVSVGATHAFGGLLGTLAAARKHLAPGGTVLVGDAYWLTEPTADAVEMLGEYEDLATTVEKITADGWVPVYGHLSTRHELDDYEWCWTGSLAEWAVDHPDDPDSAAALEASAMHRTEWLRGYRESFGFHTLVLRPTEG; translated from the coding sequence ATGGAACGTTCACGCAGGTCCCAGCTGGCTCACGTACACCACCCGATCGCGGCCCCGCTCGACGACGCAGCCGTACGTAGGGTGATCGGCCGGGCCGTCACCCGGGACGACGCCCGCATCCTCGACCTCGGATGTGGCCAGGCGGAATGGCTGATCCGGGCGCTGGAGGCGCATCCCGGAGCGACGGCGGTCGGTGTTGACATCGCCTCCAACGCCCTGGAAGAGGCGCGGGCGCAGGCCGTCGCGCGAGGGGTGGGGGACCGGCTCGAACTGCGGGTCGGGGATGCCGGGGAGGTCGCTCCCTCCGGTCCCTTCGACGTGGTCGTCAGCGTCGGTGCCACCCACGCCTTCGGTGGGCTTCTGGGGACTCTGGCCGCTGCCCGCAAGCACCTCGCTCCCGGCGGAACGGTGCTGGTCGGGGATGCGTACTGGCTCACCGAGCCGACCGCCGACGCGGTCGAGATGCTCGGGGAGTACGAGGACCTGGCGACCACCGTGGAGAAGATCACCGCTGACGGGTGGGTGCCGGTGTACGGCCACCTCAGCACGCGGCACGAGCTCGACGACTACGAGTGGTGCTGGACCGGCTCGCTCGCGGAGTGGGCCGTGGACCATCCCGATGATCCGGACAGCGCGGCGGCCCTGGAGGCGTCGGCCATGCACCGGACGGAGTGGCTGCGCGGGTACCGGGAGAGCTTCGGTTTCCACACGCTCGTGCTGCGTCCGACGGAAGGCTGA
- a CDS encoding DinB family protein translates to MNVVDDRPEPPKRGSEREMLRAYLDFHRATLAMKCQGLSDEELRQQSMPPSTLSLLGLVRHMAEVERTWFRRVIGREEGLPFVWSEKGDFQEAYEAGASTRAEAFAAWEAEVEHARRIEREAETLDVQAHFARWGEDVSLRFVMLHLVHEYARHNGHADFLREGVDGVVGA, encoded by the coding sequence ATGAACGTTGTCGACGATCGGCCCGAACCGCCCAAGCGCGGCAGCGAGCGCGAGATGCTGCGCGCGTACCTTGATTTTCACCGGGCGACGCTCGCCATGAAGTGCCAGGGGCTGAGCGACGAGGAACTACGGCAGCAGTCGATGCCGCCGTCGACGCTGTCGCTGCTGGGGCTGGTGCGGCACATGGCGGAGGTCGAGCGGACGTGGTTCCGGCGCGTCATCGGGCGGGAGGAGGGGCTGCCCTTCGTCTGGTCGGAGAAGGGCGACTTCCAGGAGGCGTACGAGGCGGGTGCCTCGACGCGGGCGGAGGCGTTCGCCGCGTGGGAGGCGGAGGTGGAGCATGCGCGGCGCATCGAGCGGGAGGCCGAGACGCTGGATGTGCAGGCCCATTTCGCGCGGTGGGGCGAGGATGTTTCGCTGCGGTTCGTGATGCTGCATCTGGTGCATGAGTATGCGCGGCACAACGGGCATGCGGACTTTTTGCGGGAGGGGGTGGACGGGGTCGTCGGGGCGTAG
- a CDS encoding bifunctional [glutamine synthetase] adenylyltransferase/[glutamine synthetase]-adenylyl-L-tyrosine phosphorylase has translation MTVPGRRSSTFTRLIRHGFTDPSTAERLLDEYSLALVRHDPVLLDALGATADPDLALLGLVRLAEAQQDETERHEFLRTLVSAKPLRDRLLGVMGASEALADHLARHPGDWHALLRYEAADLHPGVAEFERHLAVAEEPNALRVAYRRCLLSIAARDVCGTTDVAQTAAELADLATATLRAALAIARRAAPDDASMCRLAVIAMGKCGGHELNYVSDVDVIFVAEAVDGVDEDKTVRAATRLASHLMRICSETTVEGTIWPVDANLRPEGRNGPLVRTLSSHVAYYHRWAKTWEFQALLKARPVAGDLSLGEEYVDALSPMVWQAAERENFVPDVQRMRRRVVDNIPAGQAERELKLGPGGLRDVEFAVQLLQLVHGRSDASLHSGTTLEALQALAAGGYVGRADAAQLDEAYRFLRKMEHRIQLYRLRRTHLVPEDVADLRRLGRSLGLRGEPVTELQQAWRRHASVVRRLHEKLFYRPLLDAVAQLAPGEARLSPRAAGQRLQALGYADPVGALRHLEALSSGVTRKAAIQRTLLPVLLGWFADSADPDAGLLGFRKVSDALGKTPWYLRLLRDEGAAAENLARVLSAGRLAPDLLLRAPEAVAILGDLKGLNPRTREHLEQEVLAAVGRADGAEAAVASARGVRRRELFRTTAADIIGSYGTEDSPAESDPGALVDRVGGAVTALNAATLAGALRAAVRAQWGDELPTRFAVIGMGRFGGHELAYGSDADVLFVHEPREGVDDQEAAQAANKVVTEMRRLLQLPTSDPPLLIDADLRPEGKSGPLVRSLKSYEAYYRRWSLVWESQALLRADPMAGDPDLGRRFIDLVDPLRYPAEGLGEDAVREIRRLKARMESERMPRGADPTLHTKLGRGGLSDVEWTVQLIQMRHGWAEPGLRTTRTREALRAAHAAGLIPTEEAQILDDAWVLASRVRNGVMLVRGRAGDTFPSDGRELAALGRYLGYGAGHVGEMLDDYRRTTRRARAVMEDLFYGTL, from the coding sequence ATGACCGTGCCAGGCCGCCGCAGCAGCACCTTCACCCGCCTCATCCGGCACGGCTTCACCGACCCCTCCACCGCCGAGCGCCTCCTCGACGAGTACTCCCTCGCTCTCGTGCGCCACGACCCCGTCCTCCTCGACGCCCTCGGCGCGACCGCCGACCCCGACCTCGCCCTGCTCGGCCTCGTACGGCTCGCCGAAGCGCAGCAGGACGAGACGGAGCGGCACGAGTTCCTGCGGACGCTCGTCTCGGCCAAGCCCCTCCGCGACCGTCTCCTCGGCGTCATGGGCGCGTCCGAGGCCCTCGCCGACCACCTCGCCCGCCACCCCGGCGACTGGCACGCCCTCCTGCGGTACGAGGCGGCCGACCTCCACCCGGGCGTGGCGGAGTTCGAACGGCACCTCGCCGTGGCCGAGGAGCCCAACGCCCTGCGCGTCGCCTACCGCCGCTGCCTCCTCTCGATAGCGGCACGCGACGTGTGCGGGACCACGGACGTCGCCCAGACGGCGGCCGAGCTGGCCGACCTCGCGACGGCCACCCTGCGCGCCGCCCTCGCCATCGCCCGCCGCGCCGCACCCGACGACGCGTCGATGTGCCGCCTCGCCGTGATCGCCATGGGCAAGTGCGGCGGCCACGAGCTGAACTACGTGTCCGACGTCGACGTGATCTTCGTGGCGGAAGCCGTCGACGGCGTCGACGAGGACAAGACCGTGCGCGCCGCGACCCGCCTCGCCTCCCACCTCATGCGCATCTGCTCGGAGACGACCGTCGAGGGGACGATCTGGCCCGTCGACGCCAACCTCCGCCCCGAAGGCCGCAACGGCCCCCTCGTCCGCACCCTCTCCAGCCACGTCGCCTACTACCACCGCTGGGCGAAGACCTGGGAGTTCCAGGCCCTGCTCAAGGCCCGCCCGGTGGCCGGTGACCTCTCCCTCGGCGAGGAGTACGTCGACGCCCTCTCCCCCATGGTGTGGCAGGCCGCCGAGCGCGAGAACTTCGTGCCCGACGTCCAGCGGATGCGCCGCCGCGTCGTCGACAACATCCCGGCCGGACAGGCGGAGCGCGAGCTGAAGCTCGGCCCCGGCGGGCTGCGGGACGTCGAATTCGCCGTACAGCTCCTCCAGTTGGTGCACGGCAGGAGCGATGCGTCCCTGCACAGCGGTACGACGCTCGAAGCGTTGCAGGCGCTCGCCGCCGGAGGGTACGTGGGCCGGGCGGACGCCGCGCAGCTCGACGAGGCGTACCGCTTCCTGCGGAAGATGGAACACCGCATCCAGCTGTACCGCCTGCGCCGCACCCACCTGGTCCCCGAGGACGTGGCCGACCTGCGCCGCCTCGGCCGCTCGCTCGGCCTGCGCGGGGAGCCGGTCACCGAGCTCCAGCAGGCGTGGCGGCGGCACGCCTCCGTCGTGCGCCGCCTCCACGAGAAGCTCTTCTACCGGCCACTGCTCGACGCCGTCGCCCAACTCGCCCCTGGCGAGGCCCGGTTGAGCCCCCGCGCCGCCGGGCAGCGCCTCCAGGCCCTCGGCTACGCGGACCCGGTCGGCGCGCTGCGCCACCTCGAAGCGCTCTCCTCCGGCGTCACCCGCAAGGCCGCCATCCAGCGCACCCTGCTGCCCGTCCTCCTCGGCTGGTTCGCGGACTCCGCCGACCCGGACGCGGGCCTGCTCGGCTTCCGCAAGGTGTCGGACGCCCTCGGCAAGACCCCCTGGTACCTGCGCCTGCTGCGCGACGAGGGGGCAGCCGCCGAGAACCTCGCCCGCGTCCTGTCCGCCGGACGCCTCGCCCCCGACCTCCTGCTGCGCGCCCCCGAGGCGGTCGCCATCCTCGGCGACCTCAAGGGCCTCAACCCGCGCACCCGCGAGCACCTGGAGCAGGAGGTACTGGCCGCCGTGGGCCGCGCCGACGGCGCCGAGGCAGCCGTCGCCTCGGCCCGCGGGGTCCGCCGCCGCGAGCTCTTCCGCACCACCGCCGCCGACATCATCGGCTCGTACGGTACGGAGGACAGCCCGGCGGAATCCGACCCCGGCGCCCTGGTCGACCGCGTCGGCGGGGCGGTCACCGCCCTGAACGCCGCCACTCTCGCCGGAGCCCTGCGCGCGGCCGTCCGCGCGCAGTGGGGCGACGAACTCCCCACCCGCTTCGCCGTCATCGGCATGGGCCGCTTCGGCGGCCACGAACTCGCCTACGGCTCCGACGCGGACGTCCTCTTCGTGCACGAACCCCGCGAGGGGGTCGACGACCAGGAAGCGGCCCAGGCCGCCAACAAGGTCGTCACCGAGATGCGCCGACTCCTCCAACTCCCCACCTCCGACCCGCCGTTGCTGATCGACGCGGACCTGCGCCCGGAGGGCAAGAGCGGCCCCCTGGTCCGCTCCCTGAAGTCCTACGAGGCGTACTACCGCCGCTGGTCCCTGGTCTGGGAGAGCCAGGCCCTCCTGCGCGCCGACCCGATGGCGGGCGACCCGGACCTGGGCCGCCGCTTCATCGACCTGGTCGACCCGCTGCGCTACCCGGCGGAGGGCCTGGGCGAGGACGCGGTCCGCGAGATCCGCCGACTGAAGGCACGGATGGAATCCGAACGCATGCCGCGCGGCGCCGACCCCACCCTCCACACCAAACTGGGCCGAGGCGGCCTGAGCGACGTCGAGTGGACCGTCCAGCTCATCCAGATGCGGCACGGCTGGGCGGAACCCGGCCTGCGCACCACCCGCACCCGCGAGGCGCTGCGCGCGGCACACGCGGCCGGACTGATCCCGACGGAGGAGGCCCAGATCCTGGACGACGCCTGGGTGCTGGCCTCCCGCGTACGCAACGGCGTCATGCTCGTCCGCGGCAGGGCGGGCGACACCTTCCCCTCCGACGGCCGCGAACTGGCCGCCCTGGGCCGCTACTTGGGCTACGGAGCGGGCCACGTGGGCGAAATGCTCGACGACTACCGCCGCACCACCCGCCGCGCCCGCGCCGTCATGGAAGACCTCTTCTACGGCACCCTTTAG
- a CDS encoding phosphatase PAP2 family protein: MADSSPMGEATTRTEAGQGAAPEEGRRATIPSPKVSEEGAAAEDPSRRSGRLGGVGRGVASLVKRVRSPRRPRIWFEILLILVSYWIYSMIRNAVPEQRTKALANADWIWKVEQDLGIAVEKTINHAVDSVTWLIVSMNYYYATLHFIVTIGVLVWLYRWQPGRYAAARTILFATTGVALVGYYLYPLAPPRLMNGGGFVDTVLVHHTWGSMASGDLKNMSNQYAAMPSMHIGWSTWCGLTIFFLASAPWARILGLLYPTLTLVVIVATANHFWLDAVGGLLCLSFGYAVAYAWYGSLPHRLPKLVGPRSTLLPARA; encoded by the coding sequence CTGGCAGACTCGTCTCCCATGGGTGAAGCGACGACGAGAACCGAGGCAGGCCAGGGGGCGGCCCCCGAAGAGGGCCGGCGTGCCACCATCCCGTCACCCAAGGTGAGCGAGGAGGGAGCGGCGGCGGAGGACCCCTCCCGTCGTTCCGGGCGACTCGGCGGGGTGGGGCGTGGCGTTGCTTCGCTGGTCAAGAGGGTGCGGTCGCCGCGTCGGCCGAGGATCTGGTTCGAGATCCTGCTGATTCTGGTCAGCTACTGGATCTACTCGATGATCCGCAACGCCGTCCCCGAGCAGAGGACGAAGGCGCTCGCCAACGCCGACTGGATCTGGAAGGTCGAGCAGGACCTCGGGATCGCCGTCGAGAAGACGATCAACCACGCGGTCGACTCCGTCACCTGGCTGATCGTGTCGATGAACTACTACTACGCGACGTTGCACTTCATCGTGACGATCGGCGTGCTGGTGTGGCTGTACCGCTGGCAGCCGGGGCGGTACGCGGCGGCGCGGACGATCCTCTTCGCGACGACGGGGGTGGCGCTGGTGGGGTACTACCTGTACCCGCTTGCCCCGCCCCGGCTGATGAACGGGGGCGGGTTCGTCGACACCGTGCTCGTGCACCACACGTGGGGATCGATGGCGTCGGGCGACCTGAAGAACATGTCGAACCAGTACGCGGCGATGCCCTCGATGCACATCGGGTGGTCGACGTGGTGCGGGCTGACGATCTTCTTCCTGGCCTCGGCGCCGTGGGCGCGGATCCTGGGGCTGCTGTACCCGACGCTGACGCTGGTCGTGATCGTCGCCACGGCCAACCACTTCTGGCTGGATGCTGTGGGCGGGCTGCTCTGTCTGTCCTTCGGGTACGCGGTGGCTTATGCGTGGTACGGCTCGCTCCCCCACCGGCTGCCGAAGCTGGTGGGCCCCCGCAGCACCTTGCTCCCAGCCCGGGCCTAG
- a CDS encoding LacI family DNA-binding transcriptional regulator — protein MTARLSDIAAQAGVSEATVSRVLNGKPGVASGTRESVLAALDVLGYERPVRLRRLSAGLVGLITPELENPIFPALAQVIGQALTRQGYTPVLATQTPGGSTEDELTEMLVARGVAGIIFVSGLHADTTADMQRYEQLRAQNVPFVLVDGFSPKVQAPFISPDDRAAMRLAVTHLAALGHTRIGLAVGPKRFVPVLRKIEGFRASMQERLGLTSEGTEELVQHSLYTLEGGQAAASALIERGCTAIVCASDMMALGAIRAARRLGLDVPKDVSVVGFDDSPLIAFTDPPLTTIRKPVTAMGQAAVRALLEEVGGTPAPHSEFVFMPELVVRGSTASGPRQ, from the coding sequence ATGACCGCGCGGCTCTCCGACATCGCAGCCCAGGCGGGAGTCAGCGAAGCGACGGTCAGCCGGGTCCTGAACGGCAAGCCCGGTGTTGCCTCGGGCACCCGCGAATCCGTACTCGCCGCACTCGACGTCCTCGGGTACGAGCGCCCGGTCCGGCTGCGCCGGCTCAGCGCGGGCCTCGTCGGGCTGATAACCCCCGAACTGGAAAACCCCATCTTCCCGGCGCTCGCCCAGGTGATAGGGCAGGCGCTGACCCGCCAGGGCTACACCCCGGTGCTCGCCACCCAGACCCCCGGCGGCTCCACCGAGGACGAGCTGACGGAGATGCTGGTGGCGCGGGGCGTCGCGGGGATCATCTTCGTCTCCGGGCTGCACGCCGACACCACCGCCGACATGCAGCGGTACGAGCAGCTGCGCGCCCAGAACGTTCCCTTCGTCCTGGTCGACGGCTTCTCGCCGAAGGTGCAGGCCCCCTTCATCTCGCCCGACGACCGGGCGGCGATGCGCCTCGCGGTCACGCACCTCGCGGCGCTCGGGCACACCCGGATCGGGCTCGCGGTCGGGCCGAAGCGGTTCGTGCCCGTACTGCGCAAGATCGAGGGCTTCCGGGCCAGCATGCAGGAGCGCCTCGGGCTGACGTCGGAGGGGACCGAGGAGCTCGTCCAGCACTCGCTGTACACCCTGGAGGGCGGCCAGGCGGCCGCCTCCGCGCTCATCGAGCGGGGCTGCACGGCGATCGTGTGCGCGAGCGACATGATGGCGCTCGGTGCGATACGGGCGGCCAGGCGGCTGGGCCTCGACGTGCCGAAGGACGTGTCGGTGGTCGGGTTCGACGACTCGCCGCTCATAGCGTTCACCGATCCGCCGCTGACGACCATCCGCAAACCGGTGACGGCGATGGGCCAGGCGGCCGTGCGGGCCCTCCTCGAAGAGGTCGGCGGGACGCCCGCGCCGCACAGCGAATTCGTGTTCATGCCGGAGCTGGTGGTGCGGGGCTCCACGGCCTCCGGCCCCCGGCAATAA
- a CDS encoding extracellular solute-binding protein, with amino-acid sequence MRRGIAATALVAALALSATACGGGGGEGGAADGPVTVTWWDTSNATNEAPNYKALVKEFEAANKDIKVEYVNVPFEQAQNKFQTAAGSKGAPDVIRADVGWTGAWAKQQFLAPLDGTEALAKGDDFTPALLEQAKYAGKTYGVPLVTDSLALMWNKDLLKKAGFDKAPTTWDELKKVSKAVADKTDADGFWLNKAGYYQMPFLYGEGVDLIDAGKKKITVNSPQAAKAMETSKSLLASDGVAKLDVSADAYAHMQDAFVTGKVAMIVQGPWELTNIYKGAAFKDAANLGISTVPAGSTGTAGAPIGGHNLSVYAGSDAKRQKAAQKFVAFMTSGATQAKIALKNSTLPTRTSAYTAEVTALPGFAEMQKVLAQSGKARGSDPSYSSLYTDFETQVAQILQDKVSVPQGLDNTAGAFKKLLKDYS; translated from the coding sequence ATGCGGCGTGGCATAGCGGCCACCGCACTGGTGGCGGCACTGGCGCTCTCGGCGACGGCGTGCGGGGGAGGCGGCGGCGAAGGCGGTGCCGCCGACGGACCGGTCACCGTCACGTGGTGGGACACCTCGAACGCGACGAACGAGGCGCCGAACTACAAGGCCCTCGTCAAGGAGTTCGAGGCGGCGAACAAGGACATCAAGGTCGAGTACGTCAACGTCCCCTTCGAGCAGGCGCAGAACAAGTTCCAGACCGCCGCGGGCAGCAAGGGCGCTCCGGACGTCATCCGGGCCGACGTCGGGTGGACCGGGGCCTGGGCGAAGCAGCAGTTCCTCGCCCCGCTCGACGGCACCGAGGCGCTCGCCAAGGGCGATGACTTCACTCCCGCCCTGCTGGAGCAGGCCAAGTACGCGGGCAAGACGTACGGCGTCCCGCTCGTCACCGACAGCCTCGCGCTCATGTGGAACAAGGACCTCCTCAAGAAGGCCGGTTTCGACAAGGCGCCCACCACCTGGGACGAGCTGAAGAAGGTGTCCAAGGCGGTCGCCGACAAGACCGACGCGGACGGCTTCTGGCTGAACAAGGCCGGCTACTACCAGATGCCGTTCCTCTACGGCGAAGGCGTCGACCTCATCGACGCGGGCAAGAAGAAGATCACCGTCAACTCCCCCCAGGCCGCGAAGGCCATGGAGACGAGCAAGAGCCTGCTGGCCTCCGACGGCGTGGCGAAACTCGACGTCTCCGCCGACGCCTACGCCCACATGCAGGACGCCTTCGTCACCGGCAAGGTCGCGATGATCGTCCAGGGGCCGTGGGAACTCACGAACATCTACAAGGGCGCGGCGTTCAAGGACGCGGCGAACCTGGGCATCTCCACGGTTCCGGCCGGTTCGACCGGCACCGCTGGCGCCCCGATCGGCGGTCACAACCTGTCGGTCTACGCCGGTTCCGACGCGAAGCGGCAGAAGGCGGCGCAGAAGTTCGTCGCCTTCATGACGTCCGGCGCGACCCAGGCGAAGATCGCGCTGAAGAACAGCACCCTGCCCACCCGTACCTCCGCGTACACCGCCGAGGTCACGGCGCTGCCCGGCTTCGCCGAGATGCAGAAGGTGCTCGCGCAGAGCGGCAAGGCGCGCGGCTCGGACCCGAGTTACAGCTCGCTCTACACGGACTTCGAGACCCAGGTCGCCCAGATCCTCCAGGACAAGGTCTCGGTGCCGCAGGGCCTGGACAACACCGCCGGTGCCTTCAAGAAGTTGCTGAAGGACTACTCCTGA
- a CDS encoding carbohydrate ABC transporter permease encodes MTVADETAMAKRGRGEPPRPARPGLFARMKQSYEKHWYAWAMVAPVVLVLGILVLYPLIRGIYLSMTDASSLNIGRTIGVNEIPDSFSWVGFGNYTEILSGADGQFWPHFGWTIVWTVVCVACHYGIGLGLAMLLNRKLRGRTFYRLVLVLPWAVPTFVTVFSWRLILADEGGILNTALGWLSLPQPGWLSDVFWQRTSAIMVNVWVGVPFMMVSLLGGLQSINGDLYEAAEMDGASAWQRFRHVTLPGLRAVSSTVVLLGVIWTFNQFVVIFLLFGATGAPEAQILVTWAYRLGFGQDPRDYAGSAAYGVIILSMLIVFASFYRRWLARSEQSA; translated from the coding sequence ATGACTGTCGCCGACGAGACCGCGATGGCGAAGCGTGGGAGGGGCGAGCCTCCCCGCCCCGCACGCCCTGGGCTGTTCGCCCGGATGAAGCAGTCCTATGAGAAGCACTGGTACGCGTGGGCGATGGTCGCCCCCGTCGTCCTCGTGCTCGGCATATTGGTGCTCTATCCGCTCATCCGCGGCATCTATCTGTCGATGACCGACGCCAGCAGCCTGAACATCGGGCGGACCATCGGCGTCAACGAGATCCCGGACTCCTTCTCCTGGGTCGGATTCGGCAACTACACCGAGATCCTCTCCGGCGCCGACGGGCAGTTCTGGCCGCACTTCGGCTGGACGATCGTGTGGACCGTCGTCTGTGTCGCCTGCCACTACGGCATCGGGCTCGGTCTGGCGATGCTGCTCAACCGCAAGCTCCGGGGGCGTACGTTCTACCGGCTCGTCCTGGTGCTGCCGTGGGCCGTACCCACCTTCGTCACCGTCTTCTCGTGGCGGCTGATCCTCGCCGACGAGGGCGGCATCCTGAACACGGCTCTCGGGTGGCTGAGCCTTCCCCAGCCGGGCTGGCTGAGCGACGTCTTCTGGCAGCGGACCTCGGCCATCATGGTCAACGTCTGGGTCGGTGTGCCCTTCATGATGGTCTCGCTCCTCGGCGGTCTGCAGTCCATCAACGGCGACCTGTACGAGGCGGCCGAAATGGACGGCGCGAGCGCCTGGCAGCGGTTCCGCCACGTCACGCTGCCCGGTCTGCGCGCGGTCAGCTCCACCGTCGTGCTGCTCGGTGTCATCTGGACGTTCAACCAGTTCGTCGTGATCTTCCTTCTGTTCGGCGCGACCGGCGCACCCGAGGCGCAGATCCTCGTCACCTGGGCCTACCGACTCGGCTTCGGCCAGGACCCGAGGGACTACGCGGGCTCGGCGGCCTACGGCGTGATCATCCTGTCGATGCTCATCGTCTTCGCCTCCTTCTACCGACGATGGCTCGCCCGCAGCGAGCAGTCCGCCTGA